The window TACCGTCTTAACAGGCAACCAAACAGGAGCCCTGCTGCTCCATTATTTATTGTCTGAAAAACAAAAGCTTGGTCAGCTGCCGCCTCGTCCCGTTGTGATGAAAACCATTGTCACAAGTGAGCTTGGGCGTGCTGTTGCTTCAGCATTTGGTGCCCATACGATTGACACGCTTACTGGTTTTAAATTTATCGGAGAAAAAATCAAGCAATTCGAAGAGAGCGGAGAATACACGTTTCAATTCGGGTACGAAGAAAGCTATGGCTATTTGATCGGTGACTTTGCCCGAGATAAAGATGCGGTGCAGGCTGCGCTGTTAGCTGTCGAAGTCGCTGCTTTCTATAAAAAACAAGGCAAGTCCTTGTACGACGCGCTTGTCGATATGTTCAAGGAGTTTGGATTTTACCGGGAAGGGTTAAAGTCGTTAACCTTAAAAGGAAAAGAAGGAGCAGAGCAAATTTCAGCGATCCTTCATACCTTTAGAACAAATCCGCCAGCAGCCATCGCGGGTCAGCGCATCACTGTCATCGAGGATTACCAATCAAGTCAAAGACACCTCGTTGCCGAAAAGAAAGAAGAAACCATTCACCTGCCCGCTTCAAACGTGCTGAAATATTTCCTTGAGGATGGCTCGTGGTTCTGCTTAAGACCTTCCGGCACTGAGCCTAAAGTGAAATTTTATATTGCAGTCAAAGGTACATCTTTAACAGATAGCGAAGAAAAGCTGAAGCATCTGTCAAAAGAAGTGATGAAAGTCGTTTATGAGATTGTGGAAGAAACGGCTAAATAAACAAACAAGGCCATCGTGTGAATGCATGATGGCTTTTTCTCAGTCAAAAGGATGAGAAAAAATCATCCTTTTAGAGAAAGAGCCGGCAGAATGCTCATGGTATAATGAGCGTAATGAAAAGAGAAGGCAGCAAATGCCGGGGGTAAACAGTATGGGAGAATACCAAGAGAAGGTTGAAACATTAAAAACGTTAAAAGAAATTGCTGAAAAGCTAAATGAAGGCATGGAAATGAAAGATACGCTTCATGAAGTGCTCCATATGCTGATGGATATCACAGGCTTTCATTCAGCATGGATTTATTTTATAGAAAAAGACGGCTCGTATGAACTGATGGCAGAGGTCTCCTTACCCGAAGCGCTGGCAAAGCATCAAAAGCAGCTGATGTGTCAAAACGATTGCTATTGCATCAATCGATACACAAAGGGCTCACTGCAATCAGCCACCAACATTATTAACTGTAAACGGATCGAAACGGCGATTGAGCAAAAGCTTGGGGATACAGAAGGGATTACGCATCATGCGACCGTTCCTCTCAAAGCGTGTAAGCGTACGTTTGGGTTATTAAATGTGGCGGCAAAAGGAAAAGTCACATTTAACCAGGAAGAACTGAATTTGCTTGAAAGCATTGCGCTTCAAATTGGTACCGCCATTCAACGGATGAAGCTTGTGCAAAACGAACATCAGCATGCTCTTTTGGAAGAAAGAAACCGGCTTGCACAGGACTTACATGATTCCGTCAACCAGATGCTATTTTCAGTCAGTCTGACTGCTAAAGCTGCCCGTCAAATGACTAATGATCAGAATCTAGGGGAAATGATTGATTTTATTCAGCATTTGTCACAAGATGCACTGGTTGAAATGCGGTCACTCATTTGGCAGCTAAGACCAAGAGGACTTGAAAAAGGATTCACAACAGGGATTCAAGACTATGCAAAGCTTTTAGGATTACGCTGTACATTATCGTTATCCGGCTGTATGGAGATGGATCATTCGCAGCATGAAACGTTGTTTCGGGTATGCCAAGAAGCGCTGAATAATTGTCAAAAACATGCGGAAGTAGAGGAAGTCAAGGTCCAGCTTGAACAATCAAAAGACACGTTTGAGATGAAAATCATTGACCGCGGAAAAGGGTTTCAGTATGACGAGCAAATGAGCCTCCCTTCACTTGGTCTGAAAGGCATGTCTGACCGTATCAAAAGAGCTGGTGGAACATTTTGTATAGAGTCTGAGCTCGGTAAAGGAACCACCATTCAAGTGAAGGTGCCATTTTCTCAAGAAAGGAAGGGGTCGTCATGAGAGTCGTGATTGCAGATGATCATCATATTGTGAGAAAAGGGCTTGTGTTTTTCTTGCAGACACAGCCTGACGTCGAAATCGTTGGTGAGGCTTCTAATGGAGAAGAAGCATTAGAAGTTGTCAGACAAATGCGGCCTGACATTGTTCTAATGGATCTATCGATGCCTGTGATGAATGGTATTGAAGCCACGAAACAAATGATGCTTGAAATGCCCGATACCCGCATTGTGATTCTGACAAGCTATGCGGATAAAGATTATGTTATTCCCGCTATTCAAGCAGGGGCAAAAGCCTATCAGCTCAAGGATGTAGCGCCAGAAAAACTCCTTACGACAATGATTGACGTACAAAAGGGCACCTATCAATTAGATGCTCATATCACCAACTTTCTTGTGCAGCATTTGACCGAGCCAAAAGGGCAAAAATGGAAGTTAATGAAAGAGCTGACCAATAGAGAGCGAGATGTCTTATTCGAAATTGCAAAGGGGAAAAGCAATAAAGAAATTGCCTCATCACTGTTTATTTCTGAAAAGACTGTCAAAACACACGTATCTCATGTATTATCAAAACTAGAGCTGGCAGATCGTACACAAGCGGCTCTGTATGCAGTGGATTATCAAAAAAATCAGCCGAAAGAGCTGCTATGACAGAAGGGAATTTAGTCGTTATGCTAAAACTTTTAAGCGCACATTCAATTCAATGAATTGAATAAAAAAGAGCACAGATGTTGGTTTATTTGACGTGCCCTTTTGCGTGAAAAGAAGCATGTCCAGTCTAATTTCTAAGAATGAAACGATAAAAGGCTTGATGAGTATATGCTCATCAAGTCTTTTTTTATTTTGAGGGAGGTGATGAA is drawn from Bacillus pumilus and contains these coding sequences:
- a CDS encoding GAF domain-containing sensor histidine kinase, with amino-acid sequence MGEYQEKVETLKTLKEIAEKLNEGMEMKDTLHEVLHMLMDITGFHSAWIYFIEKDGSYELMAEVSLPEALAKHQKQLMCQNDCYCINRYTKGSLQSATNIINCKRIETAIEQKLGDTEGITHHATVPLKACKRTFGLLNVAAKGKVTFNQEELNLLESIALQIGTAIQRMKLVQNEHQHALLEERNRLAQDLHDSVNQMLFSVSLTAKAARQMTNDQNLGEMIDFIQHLSQDALVEMRSLIWQLRPRGLEKGFTTGIQDYAKLLGLRCTLSLSGCMEMDHSQHETLFRVCQEALNNCQKHAEVEEVKVQLEQSKDTFEMKIIDRGKGFQYDEQMSLPSLGLKGMSDRIKRAGGTFCIESELGKGTTIQVKVPFSQERKGSS
- a CDS encoding response regulator; protein product: MRVVIADDHHIVRKGLVFFLQTQPDVEIVGEASNGEEALEVVRQMRPDIVLMDLSMPVMNGIEATKQMMLEMPDTRIVILTSYADKDYVIPAIQAGAKAYQLKDVAPEKLLTTMIDVQKGTYQLDAHITNFLVQHLTEPKGQKWKLMKELTNRERDVLFEIAKGKSNKEIASSLFISEKTVKTHVSHVLSKLELADRTQAALYAVDYQKNQPKELL